A window of the Cicer arietinum cultivar CDC Frontier isolate Library 1 chromosome 6, Cicar.CDCFrontier_v2.0, whole genome shotgun sequence genome harbors these coding sequences:
- the LOC101505038 gene encoding aldehyde dehydrogenase family 3 member H1-like isoform X1 encodes MKTLCLRPLLAPSGVVGSRAFANNLTTKCFPKQLHFHSRTLVFSSYSCSATLSVESKVEEKQVFDGEKAALLVRELRNNFDTGKTKSYEWRISQLKAIAKMLEEKEKEIVDALNKDISKPPLEAFITEIFQAKSSCNEALQELKHWMKPEKVSTSITAYPSSAEIVSEPLGVVLVISTWNFPMLLSLDPVIGAISAGNTVVLKPSEVAPATSSLLANLLESYLDNSAVRVIEGAVPETTALLEQKWDKILYTGSARVGRIVMAAAAKHLTPVILELGGKCPAVVDSNVDLQVTARRIIAGKWACNSGQACISVDHIITRKDFAPKLINALKEELEIFFGKNPMESKDMSRIVSPMQFSRLVRLLDEDKVSDKIVLGGQRDEKKLKIAPTILLDVPEEAMVMQEEIFGPIMPIITVDNIEDSFSIIKSRPKPLAAYLFTNNEQLKKEYVDKISSGGMLINDAVIHVATRGLPFGGVEESGMGCYHGKFTFDSFSHKKSVLYKSFDADPSIRYPPYTPQKEKLLRAILGGNIFDIILALFGWSK; translated from the exons ATGAAAACACTCTGTCTTCGCCCGCTGCTTGCTCCTAG TGGCGTAGTTGGTAGCAGAGCTTTTGCAAACAATTTAACCACAAAGTGCTTTCCCAAGCAACTTCATTTCCACTCTCGTACTCTTGTTTTCTCTTCATACTC GTGTTCTGCAACTCTATCTGTGGAATCAAAAGTAGAAGAGAAGCAAGTATTTGATGGAGAGAAGGCTGCTTTGCTTGTTAGAGAGCTCAGAAACAACTTTGATACTGGCAAGACAAAGAGTTATGAATGGCGGATTTCACAATTGAAGGCCATAGCTAAGATGttagaagagaaagagaaggaaattGTGGATGCTCTTAATAAGGACATTTCTAAACCTCCACTAGAAGCATTTATAACTGAG ATTTTCCAGGCGAAATCTTCATGTAATGAAGCACTTCAAGAACTTAAACATTGGATGAAGCCTGAAAAG GTGAGCACTTCAATCACAGCATATCCATCATCAGCAGAGATTGTGTCAGAACCACTAGGAGTTGTGTTGGTCATATCAACATGGAACTTTCCTATGT TGTTATCGTTGGATCCAGTCATCGGAGCCATTTCTGCGGGTAACACAGTGGTTTTGAAACCATCAGAAGTTGCTCCTGCAACATCTTCCCTGCTTGCTAATTTGCTAGAAAGTTATCTAGACAACTCTGCAGTAAGAGTTATTGAAGGTGCTGTTCCTGAAACAACTGCACTCCTTGAGCAGAAGTGGGATAAGATACTTTACACAG GTAGTGCTAGAGTAGGTCGCATTGTTATGGCTGCTGCTGCAAAGCATCTTACTCCAGTGATTCTGGAGCTTGGAGGAAAGTGCCCTGCTGTTGTTGATTCGAATGTCGACTTACAA GTCACTGCTAGGAGGATAATAGCTGGAAAGTGGGCATGCAATAGCGGACAAGCATGCATTTCTGTTGATCATATCATCACAAGAAAAGACTTTGCTCCAAAGCTT ATAAATGCTTTAAAAGAAGAACTGGAGATTTTTTTTGGGAAAAATCCAATGGAATCCAAAGACATGTCTCGTATTGTGTCTCCAATGCAATTCTCACGACTCGTGAGACTCTTGGATGAGGATAAGGTATCTGACAAAATTGTTTTAGGAGGTCAGAGGGATGAGAAGAAATT AAAGATTGCTCCAACTATATTATTGGATGTTCCAGAAGAAGCTATGGTAATGCAAGAGGAGATTTTTGGGCCAATAATGCCAATTATCACA GTAGACAACATAGAAGATAGCTTCAGTATAATAAAATCAAGGCCAAAACCTCTCGCTGCATATCTCTTCACAAACAATGAGCAGCTGAAGAAGGAATATGTGGATAAGATATCTTCTGGAGGGATGCTCATCAACGACGCTGTCATACAT GTTGCAACTCGTGGTTTGCCTTTTGGAGGAGTTGAAGAGAGTGGAATGGGTTGTTACCATGGAAAGTTCACTTTTGATAGTTTCAGCCATAAGAAATCAGTTTTGTATAAAAGTTTTGATGCAGATCCTTCCATAAGGTACCCACCATATACACCTCAGAAGGAAAAATTGTTGAGGGCCATTTTAGGTGGcaatatttttgacataattctTGCTTTATTTGGATGGTCTAAATGA
- the LOC101505038 gene encoding aldehyde dehydrogenase family 3 member H1-like isoform X2 → MMSNSGVVGSRAFANNLTTKCFPKQLHFHSRTLVFSSYSCSATLSVESKVEEKQVFDGEKAALLVRELRNNFDTGKTKSYEWRISQLKAIAKMLEEKEKEIVDALNKDISKPPLEAFITEIFQAKSSCNEALQELKHWMKPEKVSTSITAYPSSAEIVSEPLGVVLVISTWNFPMLLSLDPVIGAISAGNTVVLKPSEVAPATSSLLANLLESYLDNSAVRVIEGAVPETTALLEQKWDKILYTGSARVGRIVMAAAAKHLTPVILELGGKCPAVVDSNVDLQVTARRIIAGKWACNSGQACISVDHIITRKDFAPKLINALKEELEIFFGKNPMESKDMSRIVSPMQFSRLVRLLDEDKVSDKIVLGGQRDEKKLKIAPTILLDVPEEAMVMQEEIFGPIMPIITVDNIEDSFSIIKSRPKPLAAYLFTNNEQLKKEYVDKISSGGMLINDAVIHVATRGLPFGGVEESGMGCYHGKFTFDSFSHKKSVLYKSFDADPSIRYPPYTPQKEKLLRAILGGNIFDIILALFGWSK, encoded by the exons ATGATGAGTAACAGTGGCGTAGTTGGTAGCAGAGCTTTTGCAAACAATTTAACCACAAAGTGCTTTCCCAAGCAACTTCATTTCCACTCTCGTACTCTTGTTTTCTCTTCATACTC GTGTTCTGCAACTCTATCTGTGGAATCAAAAGTAGAAGAGAAGCAAGTATTTGATGGAGAGAAGGCTGCTTTGCTTGTTAGAGAGCTCAGAAACAACTTTGATACTGGCAAGACAAAGAGTTATGAATGGCGGATTTCACAATTGAAGGCCATAGCTAAGATGttagaagagaaagagaaggaaattGTGGATGCTCTTAATAAGGACATTTCTAAACCTCCACTAGAAGCATTTATAACTGAG ATTTTCCAGGCGAAATCTTCATGTAATGAAGCACTTCAAGAACTTAAACATTGGATGAAGCCTGAAAAG GTGAGCACTTCAATCACAGCATATCCATCATCAGCAGAGATTGTGTCAGAACCACTAGGAGTTGTGTTGGTCATATCAACATGGAACTTTCCTATGT TGTTATCGTTGGATCCAGTCATCGGAGCCATTTCTGCGGGTAACACAGTGGTTTTGAAACCATCAGAAGTTGCTCCTGCAACATCTTCCCTGCTTGCTAATTTGCTAGAAAGTTATCTAGACAACTCTGCAGTAAGAGTTATTGAAGGTGCTGTTCCTGAAACAACTGCACTCCTTGAGCAGAAGTGGGATAAGATACTTTACACAG GTAGTGCTAGAGTAGGTCGCATTGTTATGGCTGCTGCTGCAAAGCATCTTACTCCAGTGATTCTGGAGCTTGGAGGAAAGTGCCCTGCTGTTGTTGATTCGAATGTCGACTTACAA GTCACTGCTAGGAGGATAATAGCTGGAAAGTGGGCATGCAATAGCGGACAAGCATGCATTTCTGTTGATCATATCATCACAAGAAAAGACTTTGCTCCAAAGCTT ATAAATGCTTTAAAAGAAGAACTGGAGATTTTTTTTGGGAAAAATCCAATGGAATCCAAAGACATGTCTCGTATTGTGTCTCCAATGCAATTCTCACGACTCGTGAGACTCTTGGATGAGGATAAGGTATCTGACAAAATTGTTTTAGGAGGTCAGAGGGATGAGAAGAAATT AAAGATTGCTCCAACTATATTATTGGATGTTCCAGAAGAAGCTATGGTAATGCAAGAGGAGATTTTTGGGCCAATAATGCCAATTATCACA GTAGACAACATAGAAGATAGCTTCAGTATAATAAAATCAAGGCCAAAACCTCTCGCTGCATATCTCTTCACAAACAATGAGCAGCTGAAGAAGGAATATGTGGATAAGATATCTTCTGGAGGGATGCTCATCAACGACGCTGTCATACAT GTTGCAACTCGTGGTTTGCCTTTTGGAGGAGTTGAAGAGAGTGGAATGGGTTGTTACCATGGAAAGTTCACTTTTGATAGTTTCAGCCATAAGAAATCAGTTTTGTATAAAAGTTTTGATGCAGATCCTTCCATAAGGTACCCACCATATACACCTCAGAAGGAAAAATTGTTGAGGGCCATTTTAGGTGGcaatatttttgacataattctTGCTTTATTTGGATGGTCTAAATGA